From Plasmodium cynomolgi strain B DNA, chromosome 9, whole genome shotgun sequence:
ccGCATCAGCCATAATAAGTACTAAACCGACGATGATGAGAAGTCCTCCTAGCAGCCAATAGGAGTCTCTCCTCTCactgaaaaaaagtacacccATTAtagcacttaaaaaaaaattaaaaacaaaattgaggaTGGTGGCAAGGAAAGCCGAGTAGTGGTTCATCAACAAGAGGTAATATTTAAGCATCAGCAtgttgaaaatgaaaaacagcAATAGGTAAATTATTCTCACCCCAATTTCGACACT
This genomic window contains:
- a CDS encoding hypothetical protein (putative), with translation KACNSHILKSLISSLSGTLASVFFKKASDVSIFYTNLDEVNISWSVEIGVRIIYLLLFFIFNMLMLKYYLLLMNHYSAFLATILNFVFNFFLSAIMGVLFFSERRDSYWLLGGLLIIVGLVLIMADAANEEKKKPKRRMSFNFSSN